The following is a genomic window from Nitrososphaerales archaeon.
CTAGCACTGATTAATCCCATAAAAAAAGCTTGTGCCAGTAAAACGTATTCAACAAAATATTTCAGGTCATATCTGGAGTACGTATAGCACAGGTTAGCAGTTAGCAGGGTTAGGAAGTGCTTTCAACAGGGTACTGTGAAAGGTCTTTAGATAGAAATAGAATGTAAGGTAACAATCAGTTTCATTGTGTTTCATAGCTCATCGGTAAGCAAAACCCTCTTGTTGGCAATACATTTAATCAATTAACCATGTGAATTTAGCGTATAAATAAGAGAGTCCACGATTGTTCTGAAACCTAGTCATGAACGGAAGTATGCTGCCCAGTGCCTTGAGAACCCACAGGCACGAAGTGAGCAGCACAGAGCAGGCATTTAAGATCGTCGGAGTTGATTATACTTGTGCTTGCTCATGTGGAATTAAAAACTAAAAAGGCAAGAGGGCATAAATCACAGAGGTAGGTGCTTGAGCCTTCCATCTGCTGGTTGGATAGAGATTCTTAAAGCATTGCACAAGATAGGTTTTGATCCCGTAGGAGAGAAGGGCAGTCATATAGTTGTGCAGCATAAAGATGGTGGTTCACGGTTGTGCCTAGACAAGATCCAGCTGATAGAGGAACACTATATGGAATTCAGGATGTGGTGCTATCGGAGGAATTTGCGGCGTTGTTAAATAGGAGGAAATAAGGAGGATATAGACGAGCTTGTACGCTCCTCGCAGTAAACATAATTTTGGTGTCTGAAATTTGTTATGATAAAAACACTGTTTGTTCCAGATCTGGTTTTTCTGTTGATAGTCGTTGCTTTTCA
Proteins encoded in this region:
- a CDS encoding type II toxin-antitoxin system HicA family toxin, whose protein sequence is MSLPSAGWIEILKALHKIGFDPVGEKGSHIVVQHKDGGSRLCLDKIQLIEEHYMEFRMWCYRRNLRRC